A single region of the Diadema setosum chromosome 14, eeDiaSeto1, whole genome shotgun sequence genome encodes:
- the LOC140237641 gene encoding uncharacterized protein isoform X1 — MYLCHLPATKMKRSASMPESDSTLQRQRGNQYYRTATQNVGITVRTHRYEAALACYHNALTYSTNGEEEASALKNIAMASWKIASLHTEREPPRDHLVIRSRFKEALKSLCLACEKWCWKNEEWGVQVEESREQCFKESTDWLATLDMKERIAGFSDFLGCLTDSVFAAEKYVDYSTLLFHEGVQAWQKGDFKECLRFMMECNFPLNEAERMCQGDPLIDNEITVLREDVYLHTCLAESNQARAAGEALLKKELEEQEELNTDMVWIVVDFFKEAITLCRDKDLEQEAIALSRLGRVYGKVLKLSVRGKDNYKKAIELALSMTPRNFQEADWYKESTAFVEEYQNRLNKEEHENKEKRSALDEMKDDVSELKDLNSTSGTEEFVEELYKRWPPKAPGAKFNKNLSKKKLLIKAISHYHPDKVSKEIHGKKWYFFSAEITKILNERYTREKFPEDHK, encoded by the exons ATGTATCTTTGTCATCTTCCAGCCACTAAGATGAAAAGGTCAGCCAGTATGCCGGAAAGTGATTCCACACTACAGCGGCAGCGTGGCAATCAGTACTACAGGACCGCCACTCAAAACGTCGGGATAACTGTGCGCACTCACCGATACGAGGCAGCCCTCGCTTGCTACCACAATGCGCTCACTTACAGCACGAACGGAGAGGAAGAAGCGTCGGCTTTGAAGAACATCGCCATGGCGTCGTGGAAGATTGCGAGCCTTCACACCGAGCGTGAACCTCCTCGTGATCACCTG GTCATCCGAAGTCGATTCAAGGAGGCCTTGAAATCCCTGTGCCTTGCCTGCGAGAAATGGTGCTGGAAGAATGAGGAGTGGGGTGTGCAGGTGGAGGAGTCCAGGGAGCAGTGTTTTAAAGAAAGCACTGACTGGCTAGCCACCCTGGACATGAAAG AACGCATCGCCGGATTCAGCGACTTCCTTGGCTGCCTGACCGATTCCGTTTTCGCGGCAGAGAAATATGTGGATTATAGCACGCTCTTGTTCCACGAAGGTGTGCAGGCGTGGCAGAAGGGCGACTTCAAAGAGTGCTTGCG ATTCATGATGGAGTGCAACTTTCCACTGAACGAGGCAGAGCGGATGTGCCAGGGAGATCCCCTTATTGACAACGAAATAACTGTCCTCAGGGAGGATGTTTACTTGCACACATGCTTGGCCGAATCCAACCAGGCAAGAGCGGCAG GTGAGGCCTTGCTGAAGAAAGAGCTGGAGGAACAGGAAGAGCTGAACACAGACATGGTTTGGATCGTGGTGGACTTCTTCAAAGAAGCCATCACACTGTGCAGGGACAAAGACTTAGAACAAGAGGCCATCGCCTTAAGCCGCCTGGGCCGGGTTTATGGCAAG GTTCTCAAGCTTTCTGTGAGAGGGAAGGACAATTACAAGAAGGCAATCGAACTTGCCCTGAGTATGACACCGCGCAACTTTCAGGAAGCTG ATTGGTACAAGGAGTCCACAGCCTTCGTGGAGGAATACCAAAATCGTCTCAACAAGGAAgagcatgaaaataaagaaaagaggtCGGCCCTTGATGAAATGAAAGATGACGTTAGCGAGTTGAAGGACCTTAACAGCACCTCCGGAACAGAGGAGTTCGTCGAGGAACTCTACAAGAGGTGGCCACCGAAGGCACCAGGGGCTAAGTTCAACAAGAATCTAAGCAAGAAGAAGCTGCTGATCAAAGCTATCAGCCACTACCATCCGGACAAAGTAAGCAAGGAGATCCACGGAAAGAAGTGGTACTTCTTCAGCGCGGAGATCACCAAGATCCTGAACGAGAGGTACACCAGGGAAAAGTTCCCTGAGGATCACAAGTAG
- the LOC140237641 gene encoding uncharacterized protein isoform X2 — MKRSASMPESDSTLQRQRGNQYYRTATQNVGITVRTHRYEAALACYHNALTYSTNGEEEASALKNIAMASWKIASLHTEREPPRDHLVIRSRFKEALKSLCLACEKWCWKNEEWGVQVEESREQCFKESTDWLATLDMKERIAGFSDFLGCLTDSVFAAEKYVDYSTLLFHEGVQAWQKGDFKECLRFMMECNFPLNEAERMCQGDPLIDNEITVLREDVYLHTCLAESNQARAAGEALLKKELEEQEELNTDMVWIVVDFFKEAITLCRDKDLEQEAIALSRLGRVYGKVLKLSVRGKDNYKKAIELALSMTPRNFQEADWYKESTAFVEEYQNRLNKEEHENKEKRSALDEMKDDVSELKDLNSTSGTEEFVEELYKRWPPKAPGAKFNKNLSKKKLLIKAISHYHPDKVSKEIHGKKWYFFSAEITKILNERYTREKFPEDHK, encoded by the exons ATGAAAAGGTCAGCCAGTATGCCGGAAAGTGATTCCACACTACAGCGGCAGCGTGGCAATCAGTACTACAGGACCGCCACTCAAAACGTCGGGATAACTGTGCGCACTCACCGATACGAGGCAGCCCTCGCTTGCTACCACAATGCGCTCACTTACAGCACGAACGGAGAGGAAGAAGCGTCGGCTTTGAAGAACATCGCCATGGCGTCGTGGAAGATTGCGAGCCTTCACACCGAGCGTGAACCTCCTCGTGATCACCTG GTCATCCGAAGTCGATTCAAGGAGGCCTTGAAATCCCTGTGCCTTGCCTGCGAGAAATGGTGCTGGAAGAATGAGGAGTGGGGTGTGCAGGTGGAGGAGTCCAGGGAGCAGTGTTTTAAAGAAAGCACTGACTGGCTAGCCACCCTGGACATGAAAG AACGCATCGCCGGATTCAGCGACTTCCTTGGCTGCCTGACCGATTCCGTTTTCGCGGCAGAGAAATATGTGGATTATAGCACGCTCTTGTTCCACGAAGGTGTGCAGGCGTGGCAGAAGGGCGACTTCAAAGAGTGCTTGCG ATTCATGATGGAGTGCAACTTTCCACTGAACGAGGCAGAGCGGATGTGCCAGGGAGATCCCCTTATTGACAACGAAATAACTGTCCTCAGGGAGGATGTTTACTTGCACACATGCTTGGCCGAATCCAACCAGGCAAGAGCGGCAG GTGAGGCCTTGCTGAAGAAAGAGCTGGAGGAACAGGAAGAGCTGAACACAGACATGGTTTGGATCGTGGTGGACTTCTTCAAAGAAGCCATCACACTGTGCAGGGACAAAGACTTAGAACAAGAGGCCATCGCCTTAAGCCGCCTGGGCCGGGTTTATGGCAAG GTTCTCAAGCTTTCTGTGAGAGGGAAGGACAATTACAAGAAGGCAATCGAACTTGCCCTGAGTATGACACCGCGCAACTTTCAGGAAGCTG ATTGGTACAAGGAGTCCACAGCCTTCGTGGAGGAATACCAAAATCGTCTCAACAAGGAAgagcatgaaaataaagaaaagaggtCGGCCCTTGATGAAATGAAAGATGACGTTAGCGAGTTGAAGGACCTTAACAGCACCTCCGGAACAGAGGAGTTCGTCGAGGAACTCTACAAGAGGTGGCCACCGAAGGCACCAGGGGCTAAGTTCAACAAGAATCTAAGCAAGAAGAAGCTGCTGATCAAAGCTATCAGCCACTACCATCCGGACAAAGTAAGCAAGGAGATCCACGGAAAGAAGTGGTACTTCTTCAGCGCGGAGATCACCAAGATCCTGAACGAGAGGTACACCAGGGAAAAGTTCCCTGAGGATCACAAGTAG